A genome region from Mugil cephalus isolate CIBA_MC_2020 chromosome 13, CIBA_Mcephalus_1.1, whole genome shotgun sequence includes the following:
- the LOC125018423 gene encoding gonadotropin subunit beta-2-like: MMAQVSTATSPLILSLFFGTSSFIWAFSPAAPTPFQLSSCQLINQTVFLEKKGCPRCHPVETTICSGLCPTKDPVKIPYRNVYQHVCTYREWYYKSFELPDCLHGVDPIVTYPAALSCHCGPCTMDTSDCTFESLQPDFCMNDIPFYY; encoded by the exons ATGATGGCACAGGTCAGTACAGCGACGTCTCCCCTgattttgagtttgtttttcgGCACCTCATCTTTCATCTGGGCCTTTAGTccagcag CACCAACACCTTTTCAGCTGTCATCCTGCCAGCTCATAAACCAGACAGTGTTTCTGGAGAAGAAGGGCTGCCCCAGGTGTCATCCAGTGGAAACAACTATCTGCAGTGGACTCTGCCCCACCAAG GACCCTGTCAAGATACCGTACAGAAACGTGTACCagcatgtgtgcacatacaggGAATGGTACTACAAGTCGTTTGAGCTTCCTGACTGTCTGCACGGAGTGGATCCGATTGTCACCTATCCTGCAGCTTTGAGCTGCCACTGTGGTCCTTGTACCATGGACACGTCCGACTGCACCTTTGAGAGCCTGCAGCCAGACTTCTGCATGAATGACATACCTTTCTACTACTAG
- the LOC125018362 gene encoding cytochrome c oxidase assembly protein COX20, mitochondrial-like — protein sequence MAVEDEESQNKGFKLLGILDVQSTPCSREAILHGAGGSLAGGLLYFLATSRVKRSFDVGFAGFMLTTLGSWFYCRMNNAKLRVQQRLIQEGIKNKVVYEGTVLDPTHKPKAEAPSGPS from the exons ATGGCAGTGGAAGACGAAGAGAGTCAGAACAAG GGTTTTAAGCTTTTAGGAATCCTCGACGTCCAGAGCACTCCTTGTTCCAGAGAGGCTATCCTGCATGGAGCTGGAGGCTCACTAGCTGGTGGCCTGCTTTATTTTCTTGCTACGA GTCGGGTGAAAAGGTCTTTTGATGTGGGATTCGCTGGTTTTATGCTAACCACACTTGGGTCTTG GTTTTATTGCAGGATGAACAATGCTAAACTACGTGTGCAGCAGAGGTTGATCCAGGAAGGCATAAAGAACAAGGTCGTGTATGAGGGAACTGTTTTAGACCCCACACATAAACCCAAAGCAGAAGCACCTTCAGGCCCTTCATGA
- the cdh1 gene encoding cadherin-1, which translates to MGAAWFAVLGVLIVVFQVSTIATANESTCVPGFQSDVLIFKVYKKILTQGTRIGKADFTDCTDRARFVFSSDDGRFVVQSDQTLKVKRQVVLHEGHRDFFIHSWDSQGRKMTVPVRVLYDGHHMDHPQEVEHQHGDHTRHNHQHHLTETGSASNTEVPILYFPKSGEGLRRRKRDWVIPPISVSENAGGPYPLYVSQIRSSEDAKKKIFYSITGPGADETPIGLFTMDRISGVLYLTQPLDRETQTNYMLKAHAVAEGSGTAEDPMDIIVNVIDQNDNKPTFTQETFTGAVAEASPIGFEVLQALAIDLDEPNNANSDIRYIILDQEPKQPADNLFAINPLTGVIRVNAGGLDREKYPQYTLRIQAADMKGDGLIGLTKVILDVTDSNDNAPTFTQSSYEATVEENKVDTLVVKLSVDDKDEPNTPAWKAKFTIVSGDPKGFFTVKTGSEGREGIITTAKGLDFETTSKYTLLVAVENEVPFATPLPTSTATVVVNVQDVNEAPVFNPPEKLVAKREDLAVDSEVAVYTASDPDTARKQKVMYKIISDPAGWLKVANNTGLITVKSSMDRESIFVKGDKYTAFIGAYDNDDIPATGTGTLIIQLQDVNDNAPTIQERFFKVCNKNPAPQLLTVTDKDGSDFASPYSVSVQHASRSNWTARMNESKTGIVLNLITELPIGEYTVGLDVADIGGLSQASTILATVCDCTGEEVVCKGRIAGGIELPAILGILAGIMLLLMLVLLLLLFARRRRGEKKEPLLKEDDIRDNIYYYDEEGGGEDDQDYDLSVLHRGLDNRPEVFRNDVVPNFMPAPQYRPRPANPEEIGNFIDDNLKTADNDPTAPPYDSLLVFDYEGAGSNAGSLSSLNSSSSGDQDYDCLSEWGPRFKKLADMYGGGEDDML; encoded by the exons ATGGGGGCCGCTTGGTTCGCGGTTTTGGGCGTTTTAATCGTCGTTTTCCAG GTTTCAACCATAGCGACTGCTAATGAGTCAACGTGTGTACCTGGATTTCAGTCAGACGTGTTGATTTTCAAAGTGTATAAGAAGATCCTGACGCAGGGCACAAGGATCGGCAAAG CTGACTTCACTGACTGCACAGACCGCGCAAGATTCGTTTTCAGTAGTGATGATGGACGTTTCGTGGTACAGTCAGATCAAACGCTAAAA gtAAAGAGACAGGTTGTTCTCCATGAAGGGCATAGAGACTTCTTCATCCACTCCTGGGACTCACAAGGTCGCAAAATGACTGTTCCTGTCAGGGTATTATACGATGGGCATCACATGGACCACCCCCAAGAGGTTGAACATCAACATGGGGACCACACACGTCACAACCATCAGCACCACCTTACTGAAACAGGCTCTGCTAGTAACACAGAG GTACCCATTCTGTATTTCCCGAAGTCTGGTGAAGGActaaggaggagaaagagagactggGTTATTCCTCCAATCTCTGTTTCTGAGAATGCCGGAGGACCCTATCCTTTATATGTGTCTCAG ATCCGTTCTAGTGAAGATGCAAAAAAGAAGATCTTTTACAGCATCACTGGCCCAGGAGCTGATGAGACTCCTATTGGTCTTTTCACTATGGACAGAATCAGTGGTGTTCTGTATCTCACACAACCACttgacagagagacacagacgaaCTACATG ttaaaagCGCATGCTGTGGCAGAAGGTTCGGGAACAGCTGAGGACCCTATGGATATTATAGTCAACGTAATTGACCAGAATGATAACAAGCCTACTTTCACTCAAGAGACCTTCACTGGAGCAGTTGCTGAGGCCTCGCCAATTG GTTTTGAGGTATTACAGGCTCTGGCCATAGATCTTGATGAGCCAAATAATGCCAACTCAGACATTCGCTACATTATTTTGGACCAGGAGCCAAAGCAGCCTGCTGACAACCTGTTTGCGATCAACCCATTAACTGGAGTCATAAGAGTCAATGCTGGTGGCCTGGACAGAGAG AAATACCCACAATACACTCTAAGGATCCAAGCAGCAGATATGAAGGGAGATGGCTTAATTGGACTAACAAAAGTAATCCTGGATGTCACTGATAGCAACGACAATGCTCCAACCTTCACTCAGTCCTCT TATGAGGCAACAgttgaagaaaataaagtggACACCTTGGTTGTGAAATTATCTGTAGACGATAAAGATGAGCCAAATACCCCAGCCTGGAAAGCCAAGTTCACGATTGTTAGTGGTGATCCTAAAGgttttttcactgtgaaaacaggaagtgaaggacGTGAAGGAATCATTACTACTGCCAAG GGTCTTGACTTTGAGACGACCAGCAAGTACACTCTGTTAGTTGCAGTGGAAAATGAGGTTCCTTTTGCTACTCCACTGCCCACTTCCACTGCCACAGTGGTGGTGAATGTGCAGGATGTCAATGAAGCTCCAGTATTTAATCCGCCAGAGAAGCTTGTGGCAAAACGGGAAGACCTTGCTGTCGACAGTGAGGTGGCGGTTTACACTGCTTCTGACCCAGACACCGCCCGAAAACAGAAAGTCAT GTATAAAATAATTAGTGACCCTGCAGGCTGGCTGAAGGTGGCAAATAATACAGGGCTGATTACGGTGAAAAGTTCAATGGACAGAGAGTCCATCTTTGTCAAGGGTGACAAATACACAGCATTCATTGGTGCATATGATAATG aTGACATCCCAGCCACAGGAACTGGTACTCTGATCATTCAGCTTCAAGATGTTAATGACAATGCACCCACCATTCAGGAACGTTTCTTCAAG GTTTGTAACAAGAATCCAGCTCCTCAGCTGCTGACGGTCACCGATAAAGATGGATCTGACTTTGCTTCTCCATACAGTGTCAGTGTTCAGCACGCGTCAAGGTCAAATTGGACTGCAAGGATGAATGAGTCAA aAACGGGCATTGTCCTGAATTTAATAACTGAGCTGCCCATTGGAGAGTACACTGTGGGCCTGGATGTTGCAGACATTGGGGGCTTGTCACAGGCCTCCACCATCCTGGCCACAGTTTGTGACTGCACTGGAGAAGAAGTTGTCTGCAAAGGACGTATTGCAGGTGGCATTGAACTGCCTGCCATCCTGGGAATACTTGCTGGAATCATGTTGCTGCTTA tgctggtgctgctgttgctgttgtttgcaagacggaggagaggagagaagaaggagccTCTTCTGAAGGAAGATGACATCAGAGACAACATCTATTACTATGATGAAGAGGGTGGTGGAGAGGACGATCAG GACTATGATCTGAGTGTTCTCCACCGTGGTCTGGATAACCGGCCCGAAGTGTTCAGGAATGATGTTGTGCCAAATTTCATGCCAGCTCCTCAGTACCGGCCTCGCCCTGCTAATCCGGAGGAGATTGGCAACTTCATTGATGAT AACCTGAAGACAGCAGACAATGACCCCACAGCGCCGCCCTATGACTCTCTGCTGGTGTTCGACTATGAGGGTGCTGGCTCTAATGCAGGAAGCCTTTCCTCTCTGAACTCATCAAGCAGTGGAGACCAAGACTATGACTGTCTCAGTGAATGGGGCCCTCGCTTCAAGAAACTGGCTGACATGtacggaggaggagaagatgacaTGTTGTAa